The Methanobrevibacter sp. DNA window TGATGAAATCAGCGTTAAAGCTGCAGCATCATTAACTGCAAATATCTTACGTTCAGGACCAATGTATGTACAAATATTACTTGGAGGTATGGACGGAGACAAACCATCCATCTACTCATTAGACCCTGCTGGTGGTATGATTGAAGATAATTACATCTCAACTGGATCAGGTTCCATCGTAGCATACGGTGTTCTTGAAGACAGATTTAAAGATGATTTATCAGTAGAAGAAGGACTTGAATTAGCTATAAGAGCTATCAGAGCTGCTTCCGAACGTGACACTTACTCCGGAAACGGATTTTTAGTCGCTAAAGTGGACAAAGACGGCTTTGAAATGTTAGATAATGAAAAAGTAAAAGAGATTTTGGATAAATTATAAGCAAAACTAATTTTTCATAACTAACTATTTTTTTATATAAAATGTGTACATAGTTTATGAAATTTAACTAATTATTGGCTTAAAGCTTTTCATAAACTATTCTTAATACACAAACTTTTTTTGAAGGGATTATATGGCTTCAGATATTTTAGAAGATATTAAAAAAGAGATTTTGCAAAAACTACCTAATGAAATTCAGGTTTCCAAAGTAGAATTCGAAGGACCAGAAGTAGTAGTTTACACCAAAAATCCAGAAATTATAACAGAAAACGGTGACTTAATTAGATCACTTGCAAAAGAACTTAGAAAAAGAATAATTATCAGATCAGATAAAAGCGCATTGCTTGACAACGAAGCAACCATTAATAAAATTCACGAAATTGTTCCCAACGGAGCGGAAATTACTGATATTTACTTTGATACTGTAACTGGAGAAGTAGTTATTACTGCTAAGAAACCAGGCCTTGTTATTGGAAAATACGGAGTTACTTCTAGAAATATTGTTAAAAATACAGGATGGGCACCTAAAATCTTAAGAACCCCACCTATCAGTTCCGATATTATTGGAAAAATTAGAACTATTCAAAAAAGTAGTAGTAAAGACAGGAAAAAATTATTACAACGTTTAGGACGTCAAATTCACCAAGGAAGCAAATACCCAAATGACTGGGCAAGAGTTACTTCCATGGGAGGATTTAAAGAAGTTGGACGTTCATCCATGCTTTTACAAACACCAAACAGCCGTGTTTTATTAGATTGTGGAGTAAACGTTGCTGCATCAGATAACAAAAATGCATTCCCATACTTGAATGTTCCAGAATTCTCAATTGAAGAATTAGATGCAGTTATTATATCTCACGCTCACTTAGATCATTGTGGATTTGTACCATACTTATTCCATTACGGATATGATGGACCAGTATACTGTACAACCCCAACTAGAGACTTAACCACCCTTTTACAATTCGACCATCTCGATATTGCTCACAGGGAAGGTAATCCTTTACCATTCACATCAAAACATGTGAAACAGGCAATTAAAAATACAATCACATTAGATTACGGTGAAGTAACTGACATCTCGCCGGATATCAGATTAACATTACACAACGCAGGACACATCTTAGGTTCAGCAATCTCCCATATGCACATTGGAGACGGAGCCCACAACTTGGTATATACAGGAGATTTCAAATACGAACCATCCAGATTACTTGAACCTGCAACCATTCGTTTCCCACGTGCTGAAACAGTTATTATGGAAAGTACATACGGTGGAAGAGAAGACATTCAACCTTCCAGAAACAACGCTGAAAAAGAAATGATGAAAACCATCTACAAAACTCTTAAACGTGGCGGAAAAATACTCGTTCCAGTATTTGCTGTAGGAAGGGCACAAGAGCTTATGGTAGTATTAGAAGAATACATGAGACATGGATTAATTGAAGAAGTACCAATCTACATTGACGGAATGATTTGGGAAGCAACTGCAATCCATACTGCAAGACCA harbors:
- the psmB gene encoding archaeal proteasome endopeptidase complex subunit beta, with translation MKDKIVEGTTTVGITCKDGIVFATERRATMGNLVAHKVAEKIFKIDDHIATTIAGSVGDAQSLMKVIGAEVSLYQMRNNDEISVKAAASLTANILRSGPMYVQILLGGMDGDKPSIYSLDPAGGMIEDNYISTGSGSIVAYGVLEDRFKDDLSVEEGLELAIRAIRAASERDTYSGNGFLVAKVDKDGFEMLDNEKVKEILDKL
- a CDS encoding beta-CASP ribonuclease aCPSF1, giving the protein MASDILEDIKKEILQKLPNEIQVSKVEFEGPEVVVYTKNPEIITENGDLIRSLAKELRKRIIIRSDKSALLDNEATINKIHEIVPNGAEITDIYFDTVTGEVVITAKKPGLVIGKYGVTSRNIVKNTGWAPKILRTPPISSDIIGKIRTIQKSSSKDRKKLLQRLGRQIHQGSKYPNDWARVTSMGGFKEVGRSSMLLQTPNSRVLLDCGVNVAASDNKNAFPYLNVPEFSIEELDAVIISHAHLDHCGFVPYLFHYGYDGPVYCTTPTRDLTTLLQFDHLDIAHREGNPLPFTSKHVKQAIKNTITLDYGEVTDISPDIRLTLHNAGHILGSAISHMHIGDGAHNLVYTGDFKYEPSRLLEPATIRFPRAETVIMESTYGGREDIQPSRNNAEKEMMKTIYKTLKRGGKILVPVFAVGRAQELMVVLEEYMRHGLIEEVPIYIDGMIWEATAIHTARPEYLSKDLRDQIFHMGRNPFVSELFNKVQNHDQRKDIVESEDPAIILSTSGMLTGGNSVEYFKWLCEDERNTLIFVGYQSEGSMGRRVQKGWKEIPLEDDDGKTRIFNVGMEIKTINGFSGHSNRRQLMEYVKRLNPRPDKVITCHGDPYKTVDLASSIHRSYKIETKTPINLDSVRIH